Below is a genomic region from Streptantibioticus cattleyicolor NRRL 8057 = DSM 46488.
GCCACCCATCGCGTCTGGCCGGTCGTCTGCTATGTCGTCGCCGGATGTGCGGTGACCGCCGTCGCCGTTCTGCTGCCGACGTCACGCCCTGGCGGTGACGCGCACGGGCCGGTCCGTGCGGTGCCCGGTCAGGGCCGGGGCTGAGAAGGTACGGCCCCGGCGCCGGTCGGACGCCGGGGAAGCGTTTTCGTGGAGGGGCCTTCGCCGGTCAGGCGCGGCAGCGCAGCATCTCCAGCGGCGGCTTCGCGAGGACGTCCGCCCAGAAGTCCTCGCCGAATTCACGGATTCCGGCGTCCGACACCCGCAGCGGAACCCACTCCACGTCGCTGAACCCGGCCGCCGCCAGGCACCGCTCGTAGACTTCGCGGCGCGGGACCGTGCTGACGATGCTGATCGGCCGCGGGTCGAGAAGCGCCGTGACCCGTACCCGCGGACCCATCTCGGTCTCCTCGCCGGTCGGCTCGCAGCGGAACCCGTACTTCTCCAGCGACAGGCAGTCGAACCGGTAGTCGGGCTTCTGGGCGAAGACGAAGAACTCCCCGCCCGGCGGCAGGCTTTGGTGGATGTTGCGGCACATCCGTTCCAACGCCGTGGCGCTCTCGGCGTAGTTGAGGCACTGCACCCCCAGCGCGATGTCGAAGCGCCGGTCGGTGGGGCGCAACTCGGTCACGTCACCGACGTCGTAGCGCACCCCGAGCGGTTCGCGTTCCTCCATCTGCCGGGCGACGGCGATCATTTCGGCGGAGATGTCGACGCCGAAGACATCGGTGGCGCCGCGCCGCTTGAACTGCCTGCTGTAGAAGCCGGTGCCGCAGGCCAGGTCGAGGACGGACTTGCCGCTGACGTCCCCGACCATGCCCAGGAAACTCGGTACCTCCCCGTAACGTATCAACGGCAGGGCCTTGAACCCCTCGAACGCCTCACCGATCTCGTCGTACTGCTGAACACTCACGTGGCTCCCCCTTGTGTGTCTCGTCCTGCGCGTGGACACGACCGACCATCCGGATCCAGCGGCTCACCGCTTCCGGTCGTGGCAGGCAGTCTCCCCCGCCCCGCCTCCGCCGCCGTACTGGCAGATGACACGAAGAAGTCGCCGTCCCACCGGCGAAGCCACCATCTCCCGACGCCAGCGGTGGCGGGACCACACGCCTGCGCCTAGGGTGAATAAGCAGTGGGGGCAGCCATCTGTGTGGTGTGACCTCACCCGGTGAGCGTGGGCCGATGGCCGCTCCCGGTGACGCGAGCCGTGTCGGCCGCCCGTTGCCCCGCCGGCGTTCAGACGAGCTCCCTCCGGCCCGGTTCCCGAATCGACGAGCCCGGCGGCACGTGTGCGAAGGGAGCACCCAGTGGCCCAGGCGTCCCCTCTCTCGTCATCGTCCTCCCGGCTCGGGGAGTGGTACGACACGGCCTCCGCCGTGGTCGCCAAGGCCTTCAACGGCCATCTGCACATGGGCTACTGGACGAGTTCGACCACCACCCTGGCCGAAGCCGCCGAGGCGATGACCGACCAGCTCATCGCCCGTACCCCTGTCAAGGCGGGGCAGCGCGTCCTCGACGTGGGGAGCGGGACCGGCCGTCCCGCCCTGCGCCTGGCCCGGGCCACCGGGGCCCAGGTGCTGGGCATCTCGCTCAGCCAGGCCGAGACCGACCGTGCCAACGCGCTCGCCGGTGCCGACCCGCCACCGCCACCCGGCGGCACGCGGTTCGAACGCGCCGACGTCATGGCGCTTCCCTATCCACCGGATTCCTTCGACGCGGTGTGGGCCGTCGAATCACTGGCCCATGTGACCGACCGGGCCGAGGCTCTGCGGCAGATCGCCCGCGTGCTGCGACCGGGCGGCCGGCTGGTCCTCGCCGACGGATTCCTGCGGTCGGCGGCCGACCGTGACGACACGGCCGTGACCACCGCGCACACCACCTTCTTCATCGCCCCGGTCATCACCCTGGCCGCCTTCACCCACCTGCTCAGGAACGCGGGGCTGCCCCCGACCACCATCACCGACGCGACCGATCACGCACGCCGTTCCATGACCGCGTGGGCCGCCGTCGTCCGCGACCACCCGGCCGACTACATCCCCTTGTTCGGCGAGACCGGCTTCCGCCAGCTGCTGGAGTGCTGGGCGCGGGAGAACGACCTGTGCGACGTCATCGGCTACGTCCTGCTCACGGCGCGGCGAACGGCAACTCCCCGCGTCGAATGACGAGTTGGCCGCTTGTCGGCCGATGCCCGGTCCGTCCGGCGACCGGGACCGCGCCTGCCCGGGGTGCACGCCTGGGCGCTGGTCCCCGCGATCCCGTCACCTCCACCCTCTGGACTATCGCGAGCATTCCTATACTATTTTCCTACTCACCCGAGCACTGCCCCTCACCCTCCGACCGACAAGGAGAACCCCGCGTTGACTGACACACAACACGTACTGGTGACGACCACATGGCTCCGCCCCGGCGACGAGGTCCACCGGTACCTTCTCGACGCGGGGTTCTCGGTCGCCCACGGGTCGTCCAGGGATCGGGAGGCGGTCGCCGGATGTGACGCGGTGATCGCGGGGACGGATCGGTTCGACGCGGAAGTGCTCGCTGGGGCGCCGCAGTTGAGGGTGATCTGCCGGACCGGGGCCGGATACGACAACGTCGATGTGGAGGCGGCGACCGCCCGGGGGGTCGCGGTGTGTACCACGCCGGGGGTGAACGGGCAGTCGGTGGCCGAGCACACGATCGGTCTGTTGTTGAGTGCCGCCCGGGCGATCCCGCAGAATGTCGCCGCCGTCCGCGCGGGACGCTGGGAGCAAGGCGGCGGGCGGGAGTTGGCGGGGGCCGTTCTCGGTGTGGTCGGCTTCGGGGCGATCGGACGCCGGGTGGCCGCCATGGCCCGGGGGATCGGTATGGACGTGGTGGCTCATGACCCCGTCGCGGACCGGGGGTTCGCGGAGGCCAACGGGGTCCGGCTGTTGTCACTGGAGCAGTTGCTCGCCTCGTCCGACGTCGTCACCCTGCACCTGTCGCTGACCCCCTCGACGCGTCACCTCATCGACGCCGGTGCCTTCGCCCGGATGAAGCCCGGCGCCTACCTCGTCAACGCGGCGCGGGGCGGCATCGTCGACGAGGAGGCGCTCGCCGACGCGCTCGCCTCCGGAAGACTGGCCGGCGCCGCGCTGGACACCGTGGAGACGGAGCCGCTGCCGAGCGGTCACCGGCTGCGCGCGTTCGACAACGTGCTGGTGACCGCGCACATCGGGGCGGCCACCAGGGAATCGCGGGCCCGGTCCGGCATGCTGGCCGCCCGCTCGGTGGTGGAGGTCCTGGCCGGCGGCATCCCCGGCACGGTCGTCAACCCCGGGTTCGCCGGGCACCGTACCTCCGTTGAGCGGGGGAAGACGGCATGACGGAGATGCGTTTCGCCGCGAACCTCAAGTGGCTGTTCACCGAGGTGGAGTTCGAAGCCCGCTTCGACGCGGCGGCGGCGGCCGGGTTCAGCGGCGTCGAGTACGCCTCCCCGTACGCGCACGAACCGGCCGAGCTGCGGCGGCGGCTGGGTGACGCGGGGCTGACCCAGGTGCTGATCAACACGCCGATGGGCGCGCCCGGGACGCCCACCCGGGCGGGGCTGGCCTGCGTACCGGGTCTGGAGTCGGAGTTCCGCGCGGGGGTCGAGCGCGGTCTGGAGTACGCGGACGCGCTCGGCTGCGGTCTGTTGCACGTCGTCGGTGGTGTGGTGCCGCCGGGCGTCGGCCGCGACGAGGCGTTCGCCCGGTATGTCGCCAACATCGCGTGGGCGGCGGAACGGGCGGACGGCACCGGGGTCCGCCTCGTCCTCGAAGCGCAGAACAAGCGGGACGTCCCGGGGTTCGTCCTCGACTCGCAGGCCCAGGCGGCGGCGGTGGCCGAGGCGGTCGGCGCGGACCGGGTCGGGCTGTTGCTGGACTTCTACCACCTCCAGGTCGACGAGGGCGATCTGATCCGCACCTACCGGCGGTTCGCGGACCGTGTGTTCCACCTCCAGGTCGCCGATCCGCCGTACCGTCACGAGCCGGGCACGGGGGAGATCGGGTGGCGTGGTGTGTTCGCCGCCGTTCGCGCGTCCGGCTACGACGGCTGGATCGGGTGCGAGTACGCGCCCGCCGCCGGGACCGTGGCGGGCCTGGGCTGGATGCGGACGGTGGCGGAGTGAGCGCCCCGCGCATCGCGCTGATCAGCGCGGTTCCGGCGGCGATCGCCCCGGCGGCGGAGGCGTTGCGCGAGCGCTTCCCGGCGGCGGTGGTGTGGAACCTGCTGGACGACCGTCTGCTGGCGGACGCGGACGAGCGCGGCGGGCCGGACGGCGACCTGTACGCCAGGATGGAGCGCCTCGTCGAGTACGCCGTCCGCGGTGGTGCCGACGGTGTCCTGCTGACCTGTTCGCTCTACGGTGCCGTCGCGCGGCGTGCGGCGGTCGGGGTGCCGGTCCTCGCGCCGGATCAGGCGGCCTTCGACGAGTTGTGCGCGCGACGCTTCGGGCGGGTGCTGGTCGTGGCGTCCTTCGCGGGGGCGAGGGACGACTCGGCGGCTCGGCTGCGGCAGGCGCTGCGTCGTTCCGGTTCCGCCACCGACGTGCGCGGGGTGGCCGTGCCGGGCGCGGTGGGTCCGCGGGACGTGCCGGGGCTGGTCGCCGCGCTCGCCGAGGGCTGCGCGGAGGTGATGGACGGGGTCGGCGCGGTCTTCCTCGCCCAGTTCTCGCTGGCTCCGGCGGCTCGCGGCCTCGCGGCGGCCCTCGGTGTGCCCGTGGTGTCCGGCCCGGTGAGCGCCGCGGACGCCCTGCGTTCGGCGCTGGGGTACTGACCCCGCGCTCGTCCTTTCCGTTGTCCCGCGCTCCGGGCGCGTCTTCCGAACGGGTGCGGTCGACACATCCCCGCCGGCCCCCGAACAGAGAGGTTCAGTGTGGTCGCGACATCCGAGGCCGGCCTGCTCGCCACCGGCGTCATCGGCATCATCGCCGTGATCGTGATGATCACGACACCACTCAAGGTCCATCCGTTCCTCGCCCTGGTCATCGGGTCGCTCGGGATCGGGCTCGTCGCGGGTGAGAAGCCCGCGGCGCTCATCGATTCGGTGACCGGCGGCGCGGGAGGGACGCTCGGCAGCACCGGGCTGATCCTGGTGCTGGGGACGGTCCTCGGCACCGTCCTCGCCGAGTCGGGGGCGACCAGGCGGCTCGCGGAGGTGCTGACCCGTGGCCGCACGCTGCGCGGCATTCCGTGGATGGTGAGCCTGCTCGCCTTCATCGTGGCCCTGCCGCTCTTCTTCGAGGTGGCGCTGGCGGTGCTGCTGCCGCTGCTGTTCGGCATCGCCCGGCAGGTGGAGACCACGATGCTCGACGGCGAGGGCCGCGATCCGAAGGGGCGGAAGACCTCGCCCTATCTGCTCGTCGGCGTCCCGGCGTTGGGAACGGTCGCCTCGGTGCACGCGCTCGTACCGCCGCATCCCGGGCCGACGGCCGCGGCGAGCGCCCTGCACACCGACATCGGTGCCGTCGTGGGCTTCGGTGTGCCGATCGCGGTGATCACGATGGTGGTGGCGGGCCAGGTCTTCGCCGGGCCGATGGCGCGCAGGATGTTCCCGGTACCGCCGCGAAGGCTCGTCGAGCAGTTCACTCTCTCCCGTGACGAGCGCACTCCGCCGCCTCTGACATGGGCGATCGTGCCGGTGGTGCTGCCGCTGGCGCTGGTCGTGACGCAGTCGGTGGTGACGGTCACGCACCGGTCCGGGGCGTGGGCCTCCGTGGTGGTGTTCGCCGGTCAGCCCGTCGTGGCGTTGCTGATCGCCGTCCTCGTCGCGATGGTGGGCCTCGGCTGGGCGCGTGGCACCGGTGGTGGTCGGCTCAACTCCCAGGTGGCGGAGGGCATCGCGGCCATCGCGCCGATCCTGCTGATCATCGGTGGCGGCGGCGCGCTCAGCAAGGTGATGGTGGACTGCGGGATCGGGAAGGCCATCGCCCACGCCACGCATACGCTCGGGATCTCCCCGCTCGTGCTGGCGTGGCTCGTCGCGGTGCTGATCCGGCTGGCGGTCGGCTCCGCGACGGTCGCCATCATCACCGCCTCGGGGATCGTCGCGCCGGCGGTCGCCACCACGCCGGGGGTCCATCCGGCGCTGGTCGTGCTGGCCCTCGGCTGCGGCTCGATCATCTTCCCGCACATCAACAACGCGGCGTCCTGGCAGGTCAAGGAGAGTTTCGGGATGTCGCTCGGGGAGATGTTCGCGTCCTTCACCGTCATCGAGTCCACCGTCTCGGTGCTGGGTTTCGGATGCGTGCTCGCCGCATCCGCCCTCATCCGGTAATCACCCGTCAACCACCGTCAATCACCGAAGGAACCGTCATCCCATGATCGGTGTGATAGCCGACGACGTCACCGGCGGCACGGACGCCGCCGCCGCCTTCCGGCGCCAGGGTCTGCGGACGCTGTTGTGTTTCGGCCTCCCGGACGGACCCGTAGCAGGGCAGGGGCCCGCCGCCGACGCCGTGGTCGTCACCCTCAGGACCCGCACGGCCCCGGCGGCGGACGCCGTACGCGACAGCCTGGCCGCCGCCCGTCACCTCACGGCCGCCGGAGCCACCCAGCTGTACTTCAAGTACTGCTCCACGTTCGACTCGACACCGCACGGCAACATCGGCCCGGTCCTCGACGCGTTGGGCGACCTCACCGGGGCCGGGCCGGTGGTCACCACCCCCGCCTCCCCCGAGCACGGGCGCACCCAGTACCGGGGCCACCTCTTCGTCCACGACCAGTTGCTGGCCGAATCCCCCATGCGCCACCACCCGTTGACGCCCATGACCGACTCGCTGCTCCCCCGGCTCATGGACGCGCAGACCGCGTGCCCCGGCAGCGTCGTCCTCGGCCACGAGACGGTCGTGGCGGGGCCGGAACGCATCAAGGCAGCGCTCGGCCAACTCGCGGGGCGGGCCCGTTACGTCTTCGCGGACGCGCTGGACGACGGCGACCTGCTGCGGATCGCCCGCGCGGTGGCCGACGCCCCGCTGGTGGCGGGTGCCGCCGGTCTCGCCGGTGCGCTCGGCGCGGTGCGGGCCGAGCGGGGCCTGCCCGGTCGTCCGGACGGGCCGGGGCCCGTCGCCCCGCCACGTGGCCGGGGTGCCGTGCTGGCCGGCAGCTGTTCGCGCCGCACCCTGGAGCAGATCGACGCCGTGCGTGCCGCGGGCCGCCCCGTCCACCTGCTCGACCCGCTGGCCGAGCCGGATCCGGACGCGCTCGCCGACCGGGCCCTGCGGTGGTACGACACGGTGGACGCCGCCGGAGCGCTGATCCACGCCTCCCGCCGCCCGGACGAGTTGCGTGCCGTGCAGGAGGTGCTCGGTGTCGGCCGCTCGGCCCGGATCCTGGAGGAGGCGATGGGCCGGATCGCCGTCGGGCTGGCCGCGCGCGGGGTGGAACGGCTGGTGGTCGCCGGTGGTGAGACGTCCGGCGCGGTGGTGGCGGCGCTCGGGATCGGAGGCGGTGAGGTGGGCGCCGAGGCCGCGCGCGGGGTTCCGTGGATCCACCCGGCGTCGGGGCCGGCCATCCTGCTGAAGTCGGGGAACTTCGGTGACCGGGAGCTGCTGCTGACCGCGTCGGCGGCGGAGGCGGACGCGTGAGCCCCGCCGAGCCGCGCGCCCAATTGATCGCGGCGGCACGTTCGTTGTACTCCCGTGGCCTGACCCACGGCAGCACCGGCAACCTGTCCCTGCGCACCGCGGACGGCATCCTGGTGACACCGACGGGGTCCAGCCTGGGCACCGTCACGGCGGACCAGCTGTCGCTGGTGGACGAGGACGGCCGCCACCTCGCCGGGCCCAGCCCCTCCAAGGAGGCGTTCCTGCACGCCGCCGTCCTGCGGGTCCGCCCCGCCGACGGCGCGGTCGTCCACACCCACTCCACCCACGCGGTGGCGGTCTCCTGCCTCGCCGGCATCGACGAGCGGGACGTGCTGCCGCCGCTGACCGCGTACTTCGCGATGCGGATCGGACGCCTGCCCATGCTTCCCTACCACGCGCCCGGGGACCGCCGGTTGGG
It encodes:
- a CDS encoding hydroxypyruvate isomerase family protein, with the protein product MTEMRFAANLKWLFTEVEFEARFDAAAAAGFSGVEYASPYAHEPAELRRRLGDAGLTQVLINTPMGAPGTPTRAGLACVPGLESEFRAGVERGLEYADALGCGLLHVVGGVVPPGVGRDEAFARYVANIAWAAERADGTGVRLVLEAQNKRDVPGFVLDSQAQAAAVAEAVGADRVGLLLDFYHLQVDEGDLIRTYRRFADRVFHLQVADPPYRHEPGTGEIGWRGVFAAVRASGYDGWIGCEYAPAAGTVAGLGWMRTVAE
- a CDS encoding phosphoglycerate dehydrogenase, encoding MTDTQHVLVTTTWLRPGDEVHRYLLDAGFSVAHGSSRDREAVAGCDAVIAGTDRFDAEVLAGAPQLRVICRTGAGYDNVDVEAATARGVAVCTTPGVNGQSVAEHTIGLLLSAARAIPQNVAAVRAGRWEQGGGRELAGAVLGVVGFGAIGRRVAAMARGIGMDVVAHDPVADRGFAEANGVRLLSLEQLLASSDVVTLHLSLTPSTRHLIDAGAFARMKPGAYLVNAARGGIVDEEALADALASGRLAGAALDTVETEPLPSGHRLRAFDNVLVTAHIGAATRESRARSGMLAARSVVEVLAGGIPGTVVNPGFAGHRTSVERGKTA
- the otnK gene encoding 3-oxo-tetronate kinase — translated: MIGVIADDVTGGTDAAAAFRRQGLRTLLCFGLPDGPVAGQGPAADAVVVTLRTRTAPAADAVRDSLAAARHLTAAGATQLYFKYCSTFDSTPHGNIGPVLDALGDLTGAGPVVTTPASPEHGRTQYRGHLFVHDQLLAESPMRHHPLTPMTDSLLPRLMDAQTACPGSVVLGHETVVAGPERIKAALGQLAGRARYVFADALDDGDLLRIARAVADAPLVAGAAGLAGALGAVRAERGLPGRPDGPGPVAPPRGRGAVLAGSCSRRTLEQIDAVRAAGRPVHLLDPLAEPDPDALADRALRWYDTVDAAGALIHASRRPDELRAVQEVLGVGRSARILEEAMGRIAVGLAARGVERLVVAGGETSGAVVAALGIGGGEVGAEAARGVPWIHPASGPAILLKSGNFGDRELLLTASAAEADA
- a CDS encoding SAM-dependent methyltransferase, giving the protein MAQASPLSSSSSRLGEWYDTASAVVAKAFNGHLHMGYWTSSTTTLAEAAEAMTDQLIARTPVKAGQRVLDVGSGTGRPALRLARATGAQVLGISLSQAETDRANALAGADPPPPPGGTRFERADVMALPYPPDSFDAVWAVESLAHVTDRAEALRQIARVLRPGGRLVLADGFLRSAADRDDTAVTTAHTTFFIAPVITLAAFTHLLRNAGLPPTTITDATDHARRSMTAWAAVVRDHPADYIPLFGETGFRQLLECWARENDLCDVIGYVLLTARRTATPRVE
- a CDS encoding class I SAM-dependent methyltransferase yields the protein MSVQQYDEIGEAFEGFKALPLIRYGEVPSFLGMVGDVSGKSVLDLACGTGFYSRQFKRRGATDVFGVDISAEMIAVARQMEEREPLGVRYDVGDVTELRPTDRRFDIALGVQCLNYAESATALERMCRNIHQSLPPGGEFFVFAQKPDYRFDCLSLEKYGFRCEPTGEETEMGPRVRVTALLDPRPISIVSTVPRREVYERCLAAAGFSDVEWVPLRVSDAGIREFGEDFWADVLAKPPLEMLRCRA
- the otnC gene encoding 3-oxo-tetronate 4-phosphate decarboxylase, whose translation is MSPAEPRAQLIAAARSLYSRGLTHGSTGNLSLRTADGILVTPTGSSLGTVTADQLSLVDEDGRHLAGPSPSKEAFLHAAVLRVRPADGAVVHTHSTHAVAVSCLAGIDERDVLPPLTAYFAMRIGRLPMLPYHAPGDRRLGAVVEETARRHRALLLRNHGPVVAGRGPTEAMDAVEELEETAKLFLLLRGLRTRPLTDAQRAALAPPL
- a CDS encoding GntT/GntP/DsdX family permease; the encoded protein is MVATSEAGLLATGVIGIIAVIVMITTPLKVHPFLALVIGSLGIGLVAGEKPAALIDSVTGGAGGTLGSTGLILVLGTVLGTVLAESGATRRLAEVLTRGRTLRGIPWMVSLLAFIVALPLFFEVALAVLLPLLFGIARQVETTMLDGEGRDPKGRKTSPYLLVGVPALGTVASVHALVPPHPGPTAAASALHTDIGAVVGFGVPIAVITMVVAGQVFAGPMARRMFPVPPRRLVEQFTLSRDERTPPPLTWAIVPVVLPLALVVTQSVVTVTHRSGAWASVVVFAGQPVVALLIAVLVAMVGLGWARGTGGGRLNSQVAEGIAAIAPILLIIGGGGALSKVMVDCGIGKAIAHATHTLGISPLVLAWLVAVLIRLAVGSATVAIITASGIVAPAVATTPGVHPALVVLALGCGSIIFPHINNAASWQVKESFGMSLGEMFASFTVIESTVSVLGFGCVLAASALIR